The genomic segment CATAAGTGGGCGATGCTGGATGGGGAcaaagcacaggctgtgctctgggaggagcagggaccTCTTGGCGGTGACAGCACCCTtgaacacagccctgctgtgccacaACATCACTGGCCTGATGTGGTGGCCAGGGATCCACTGTCAGacccctgtgccagtgctggagaGCCAGGTCCCTGCAAGCCTGTGGGAAGGCCAAGGACACATGTCCCTGGGTGTGTGGCTGGTCCTCAACACCCACAGGGCCTCATGTGtggctgccctgcctgcagtgctggcagctcctgcctgtcctgctcctcaccAGCACCCTAGGGTGGGGTGCAAGGGGCTGGTTCTCCCCTGCATGGAGCATGGACACTGCACTGGGTGAAGGAGCTGCCCCCTTGCAGCCTCCGTGGAAGGGGTCCCACTGCCTGGAGTGGTGGCCACATCCTGGTGGTCCCATCTTATTGCTGAAGAAAAGCCTGGTGCTTTGAGGGGTGAGGGGGAAACCTGACCCCCTGCCTcaagctgcccagggctgtgtgtctgtgtgtgtgaatgtCTGTGGGTGCCTGTGttcccctctccagctgccaGTGGGCACGAAGCCCCCCCCCCCGCCACCATGCTGGGCCTGGTATTTATGAAGACAACAGTTCCTCTTTTCTACTCTTTTCCTTATGTTTGATCTGTAAATAGTAATTATTATAATGCAGCCAGTTTTATTAAATCCCTGTGTTTTGGAGGCTGTGTGTTGTCTCTTGGGGCAGTGGAGgttgggatgggacagggactCTTGaggtgcctgcagctctgcagggctgtgggtgctgagtGGATGGGTGCTGGAAGGGAATCATGGGTTCCATACTGCGGTGTGCCagcgcggggcccggcgggcACGGCAGGGCGGTGGTTGGGTCTGGCAGGTCCCGGCAGAGCCCCAGCTGTTGGGATTCCCCTGTGTGCCATGCACCCtcccctgcctccttccctcacTCCTGCAAAGCTTGGCCAGGTCCCCCGGCTCTCTAAGAACTGGGTGATGGGGGCGGCAATAGCAGAGACCTCCCAGGTGGGCCGGGATGAAAGCTGGTGCAGGGAGcgctttgaagatgaaaagtgCCCGTGTGTTCTCCCAGGGCAACCTCGCATTGCACCGCAGCCCTCCCGGCACCTCAGGTGCCTCCTGTGCCCTGAGGTCCCCTGCTCCTGATGTGTCCCATGCAGGCAGGTGTCTGCTGGGGAAGGTGACATCAAAGCCACCAGCAAGCACCTGCACCCAGGGACCCTACCCAGATCCTGGGCCTGCCACTGCCTCCCTTCAGTGCCAgccccctcagcagctgctggggaaggcagcacCATAGGCCCCTTGAGTGGGGCTTCCATCCAGCGCTTGGAGTCCCCAAAAAAGCTGTCATAAAGGAGAATTTACCATCCCAGCTTGATTCTTGCCCTGTTGTGTGTCCACCCAGATCCCCTGCTTGGGGTGCAGGATCTATCTGACTCCTGCTGGGGTATTGTCAGGTCCAGCTGCCGGGAATGTGGAGGGCAGGATGTGGTGTCAGGACATGGTGACAGGACATGGGGATGGCATCTGGCCGTGAGTCAGGCTGATAAAGTGCTCTGGGGAGGACATGCACACCCAGGAGATCCTTAATGATGACACATGGGGCACTAGGTGTTTCCCCAAGGAAAACACTCCAGAAACCAGAGGGTCACAAGGACCCCGGGCACTCGCCTGGGGTCGGGCTTTGCCCTTGGGGTAATCTCTGAGGGAACCAGATCCTTGCTGGTGGCTGGGACCGGCTGTCCTGCTGGATTCCGCAGCATGGTGTGTCCCAGGGCTTGGTCTAAATTTGTTGCTATTGCTAAGGAGAAGGTGGGGGGGCCCACCAGTCCCCAGCCAGGCAAGGGCTGAGCAGCCACATGTCCCTCAGGTGCTGTTAGTCCTTGGTGTGGCTCTGATGTCCCATGCCCTGCATGAACGGGACCTGACATGGCCATCCAAAGCTCTGTGTACTGGTGTGCATGCATGATCCTGTGCATGCAGGATGTGTCCAtgtctgtgtgtccatgtgCACGTGTTTGTGAGCAGCATTTCGATGTGCTcacacagatgcacacacagcagccttGTTCCCGGATCAGGAGTCTCCATCTGACTCCCACCCATGGGACTGCCAGCATGAAACCCCAGCACAGACGTGTTCAGACACACGTGCCCCCCCAGAATGCCCCTCCCCCTCTGCCCCCCTCTACTGCatgtccctgctggggacagcaggacagcccCATGCTCCCTATCGCTttccctctggcagctgcttcCCGGTGGCTCCGGTTTCATGGGGAGCGCAGCTGAGGCCATCAGTTATTTCCAGGGAGGAGGGACAGCCAGGGAAATGTCCATCACCCTCACCCTCTGTGCTGAGATTCCCCATGGGTGCCCCATGTgcaggcaggaggtgcaggcaagcagccaggacagaaggaaaaccGGCAGCACCGCCCCCcgtgttttccattttttaattattcccCACTGATGAGCATCTTCTGGAAGCGCCAACAACGTCACGTGCTTTAATCAGTGTTAATTAGCGGGTGCCTCGGGACAGTGAtgagggcaggcagcaggagcccccCCCTGCTGCTGCGTGCACAGCCGGTGTCGGTGCCAGCACCCACCACCTCccacctcccagcccctgtAACCCACAATCCCCTCCCCACCCACGACcccccagccccttcctgccAACCCTGgggccctgccagcccctgccagtgCAGTGTCTGCTCCCAGCAAGCGCCTTCCAGAACTGGGCCATCCTAGGACTGGTACCCATGAAGGTCCCCGGGGacttccccctgctctcctttctctctgagggctggagaaacccagctccatcccatgAGAAGCAGTGCCTGTCCTGCCATACTTGGGGACAGTGGCTTGGGCCATGCTTGGAAGGGGACAGCCTGTGGCCCTCTACATGGCTGTGTCTGGACCAAAGGGGAAGAAGGGACACCACCATCCCCCCCATGCTTATCAGAACTCCTGTCCCACCTAGCTCCTCTAATCCTGCAGGAAAGTGGGATGGTGGAGGCTTTACAATATCCAAAACCAGGGAAAAGGCAAAGCCCTCACCATGTCTGGGGTTCCTGTGAAAGCACATGGTCTCAGGGGTTCTCAAAGCGCCATCCCTGGGGGGATCTTGGAGCCCTGTCCCCAAGACAAATCCCTGAGGCCCAGCAGAAATTCAGGGAGAGAAGCTGAGGTGAGATCAGGGGGTTTCCATGTGCTGGAGCCCACTTTGGCAGGTCTGGCTTTGTTccactccagctcctgcagctccagctcctgcagcgcCCTTCACCTCTGCCCACGGTTCCTCCAGCATGGCTGTGGTGACAACGCAGACTTCTGAAAAACGGGATAAACAAGAGTAAAAAATATAACTCATGGCAAAggttctctgcagcagctggggcatCTTAACCGCCCCCAACCATCCCTTGTCCCAGActtctctctgtgctggcactggctgCAGGCACGTTAGAAGCTGGAGGGTCGGATCATCATGCGGGTGCCCTTGAGGGAGTAGCTGGGCCCCTGGAAGTGGTGCCAGCGGATGCCGTTGAGCTTGCGGATGTTGTTCCGGGCCGGGTAGTAGATGCCATTCAGGTTGGAGAGGCCACAGGCATCAAACCACCATCCTGTGGGAAGGGAGCAGGTGACGTTGCAGGCTGGCACTCAGAGGTGCTGCATGAGGGTGTCCCCCTGCTCTACTCACCTCCCGAGAGCATCTGGGCACACTTGCAGAGACAGTTGTCGTTGTCAGCGTCACGGGTGCTGAATTGGgtgccctgcagtgccaggccACTCTGCTGCCCAGCCGTACCACTGTAGTCCTGCAGCGacagcctgtgcccagcaggaacacagccactgtcactgctggctgctggagggTCATAGAGCCCCCAAAACTGCTCAGGGGCTGTCAGGAGCtgaacacagcacagagggatgtGGGCAGAGAGCCTGCAGTTTCAGCTTGGCCTCCTGTCCTTGGACCCCAAGAGTGGAGGTTGTGGTATGCTAGGGCAGAGAGGACCCTCAAGTCTCCTCCAGTCCTCTTGCTGGGGGTCAGCTCGGTGCTTGCTGAGGGAGGGATGGTGCAGGGGATGCCTGGGGTCTGGTtccactgccagcccagcagtgaaGGCTCCCAGCTGCTTTCCACCCTCCTGCCCATGGTCAGGAGCACATGGTCATGGTAAGCTGAGCATTAGAAGCACAGCATCCCTCCCTGGACAAGGACAGCCTGGGGATGCCCAACACCCCCAGGAATGCCTGGTGGCCACAGCTGTCACCTCCCTTGCCCAAAGACCCTTAGTGCAAGTGCCCAAGTTGCTCCCACTAGGATGGCAAACCTCACTGCCTTGATGCaattttatacattaaaaatcTACTTCTCAGGAGCCCAGGGAGAGATTAAAGTGTTACACAAAATGCCTGGCACTTGGCATCATAACTACACCAGGACAACCCAGTGAAGCCCCAGGTGATCCTGCACCTCCCTGGGGCACcactgctgcccacagggcttggggacagTCAGACATGGGGAGTGCTGGGTGGCTGTTCCCACAGCGCCTCTCCCCTACCTGTAAAACTGCCGCTCACTCCCCAGCTGGAATTTCCCGTAGTGGGCATACACCTGGCCGCCCTCCCAGTCCTGCAGCTCGACCCTCAGGGCGTAGGGCACCCGGCTCGTCAGCAGGTGCACGGCCTCATTCCCCAGCCAGTATTCCCCCGACGCCTCCCCGAAGccctgtggagcagcagggtgggTGAGTTCAGAGTGCCTGGGTGCCCCCAGGGTGTCCTCCCCCCCAGTCAGGCACATACCTGCTTGTactccctccagctcctctggaagCTGAGGCTGCCGTTGGCACGAAGCTGGATGATGGTCCAGCCCCCTCGATCCGTCTCCATGTCACAGTATGCCTGCCAGGGGAGtgagggacaggctgggggcagctcaGTGTGGGTGCTTTATGGATGCTAGAGCTGGCTGAGGGGCTGGCAAGGgtgtgctgtgcccagtgcctGGCTGAGGGGTCTCTCCTCCCTccgtgggcaggggctggggtctGCTGCTTATAGGTCAGGGTGCcttcaaaatcagttttatgCCCCCGTTTGgaaggctgtgccagccctgctttcACCCCATGGGCGCTGCCTTCACCCCTGTGCAGCCCCCAAGGCTAGATGGGGTGGAGAAACtgccctgggatgtgccaggaAACAGGGATCTGGTGTGGGGCTGGTGTGCACTAGGTGGGCAACACTCCGGGGTACTGCAGGGAAGCCCTCTCTGGACTGTGCTCACCTTTTTGGGCTCGCTGAGGTTGGCAATGTGCAGGGTGTAGATGCCACTGGCATGGATGCCCGCCCGGTGCACCTCGGCACAGTCCTGGaattgctgctcctgcccaggtgacgtggctgtggcagaggggacagtgagaAGGCAGAAACCCTCATGGCCCTGCAGTCtgcctggttttgctgctcttctctctccGTTTGGATGCCTTTGTGctcacagattatttttttgccttctgcGCCATCCCCTgagggctgggaaaggcagctgtgccaccagggctgctgccagcctaACCTCTGGGGGTTTGCCACGGCTGGGAATGGCATCAGGCTATAGACCCACCCCTTGGGGCTCCAAGCTGCTCCTTGGTTGCAATGAGTGGATCATTTtctagtgggaggtgttccTACCCACAGCAGGGTGTTGGAATGAGGTGAGCTTTAAgaccccttccaacccaaaccattctatggttgAATGAGTCTCTGATTTTTGAGGTGAAGTCACTCAAGCTGAGCAGACCACAGGGGCAGCCTGGCACACTCctgggaggatgaggagcttTCCCACTGCCCCCCACTCTGCCTGCACACCCCGCTCACCTCTGCCCTGGGAGATGAGGCGCACCAGGCTCTGGACAGACTGgatgagctggagctgctggcgctggagcaggctgctgttGGCACTGGCAGCCAGCAGCGTCTTCTCCATCTCCTCGATGGTGCCGCTCTGCCGGCTCAGCAGCCgctgcagcttctccttctCTGAGTGGGCCCCcgccagctcctcctgctgcttcatttCCATCTCCAGCACCCGCACCTCCAGGATGCTGGGAGTGGGATGCAGCGGTGATGGGGTGGCAGAGCAGTCCCAGTGTGTCTGCAGGGACCCattgctgtccccatcccctgctgCACCCCCTGAATTGTACCCTCACTTTCTGGGATGTGCCCAGCCAGGGGAACCCAAAGCCCAGTGGATGTGCTAGGGACCACAGCCAGCACCTGGAGGGGTTCAAGCCCCCTCAAAGTGCAGTGTGAGCTGGGAGAGGACCAGCCTCCTGTGGGGTCCAAGGGCTGTGGGGgtccctgagctgccccagcccctacttgtttcttttctgcagcttGTGGATCTCATTGGTCTGCAgtagcagctgcttttccagcttgGTGGTGGACAGGGaattctcctggagctgcatcTCGATCCGCCATGTCTGATTCAGCACCTGCCTCGAGAGCAGAGGGGAGTCTTGGCATCAGCAGCCAGAGCCACACCACACCCGTGGTGTCACCGGGCTGGCTGGTTTGTGGCACACAGCCCTGGTACCTCTGCTACTGGTGCATTAAACCCTGTGTCACCTCAGGAAATTGCTTTTATCTGCAGACAAACCATGCCACCCACCACAGCCGCAGGCTGGTGGGGACGTGGGGACACCTGTGCCATACCTGGGCCTCCACGTCGGTGAGCTTGCGGCTCTGCTCGGCGCTGCGGTTGAGGAGGGAGCTGCCGATCTCCAGCATGGTGGCAGTCTGGTTCTGCACTGCtgtctgctgcagctctgccatctCCGGCTTCACGCTGCTCTGGATGTAgctctccagctgtgcagggaagtgAGGATGCAGGGGGTCATTTGGGCATCCCTTTGAGTCCTGTCTCAGCATCCTGGCTGAGCCTGGCATCactgggcacagcccccaggcacagccctgtgtcTCCACGAGGCTTGACCCACCTCAGGGCCCTTAGAATCTTATCAGAGGAcagagggagctgagctgctgcaggggaggctCCTCAGGCACTGCCTGCCAAGATTCCTGGGCTGTGGTACCAGCTGGGGCCTGGCACAGACTTccgtgtgcccaggtgtgctgGCGAGCTGGGGTTGATGCC from the Sylvia atricapilla isolate bSylAtr1 chromosome 16, bSylAtr1.pri, whole genome shotgun sequence genome contains:
- the ANGPT4 gene encoding angiopoietin-4, whose product is MRALSLGLVALTCATTALCAAGAQRRALEGGGRRRYHRVQHGHCSYTFVLPEAEPVPCPAGPAPLPGPANALLQRDSPAGTAGHGAAQRLRHLERILENSTQWLLKLESYIQSSVKPEMAELQQTAVQNQTATMLEIGSSLLNRSAEQSRKLTDVEAQVLNQTWRIEMQLQENSLSTTKLEKQLLLQTNEIHKLQKRNNILEVRVLEMEMKQQEELAGAHSEKEKLQRLLSRQSGTIEEMEKTLLAASANSSLLQRQQLQLIQSVQSLVRLISQGRATSPGQEQQFQDCAEVHRAGIHASGIYTLHIANLSEPKKAYCDMETDRGGWTIIQLRANGSLSFQRSWREYKQGFGEASGEYWLGNEAVHLLTSRVPYALRVELQDWEGGQVYAHYGKFQLGSERQFYRLSLQDYSGTAGQQSGLALQGTQFSTRDADNDNCLCKCAQMLSGGWWFDACGLSNLNGIYYPARNNIRKLNGIRWHHFQGPSYSLKGTRMMIRPSSF